One genomic region from Natrinema caseinilyticum encodes:
- a CDS encoding acetylglutamate/acetylaminoadipate kinase — protein MTTVVKIGGARAVDPEGALADVASLVDGGEDVVLTHGGSTAVDETLEELGYEPTYVETPGGVVGRFTDERTMDVFKMVMPGKLNTDLVESLHNEGVDAVGLSGTDGKLLEGKRKSAVRVKEDGKKKIKRGDHSGTIESVNADLLETVLAGGYTPVVSVPVLGREKAGGYTAVNADADRAAAAIAGALEADLVVLTDVSGIYEDPDDESTKIDSAATPAEFETVTEAAEGFMTKKVMAATEALEGGAASVTVATANADEPITSALAGEGTTIEPGVLADETDAETEGAAQ, from the coding sequence ATGACGACCGTGGTCAAGATCGGCGGCGCTCGCGCCGTCGATCCCGAAGGTGCACTCGCCGACGTTGCTTCCCTGGTCGACGGGGGCGAAGACGTCGTCCTCACGCACGGCGGTTCGACCGCCGTCGACGAGACCTTAGAAGAACTGGGCTACGAACCGACCTACGTCGAGACGCCCGGCGGCGTCGTCGGCCGGTTCACCGACGAACGCACGATGGACGTCTTCAAGATGGTGATGCCCGGCAAGCTCAACACCGATCTGGTCGAGAGCCTGCACAACGAGGGCGTCGACGCCGTCGGCCTCTCCGGCACGGACGGCAAGCTCCTGGAAGGGAAGCGGAAGTCCGCCGTCCGCGTGAAAGAAGACGGCAAGAAGAAGATCAAGCGCGGCGACCACTCGGGGACGATCGAGTCGGTCAACGCCGACCTGCTCGAGACCGTCCTCGCGGGCGGCTACACGCCCGTCGTTTCCGTTCCGGTGCTCGGACGCGAAAAGGCAGGCGGATACACCGCGGTCAACGCCGACGCCGACCGTGCCGCGGCCGCGATCGCCGGCGCGCTCGAGGCGGACCTGGTCGTCCTCACGGACGTGTCGGGGATCTACGAGGACCCCGACGACGAGTCGACGAAGATCGACTCGGCAGCCACGCCCGCGGAGTTCGAAACCGTCACGGAGGCTGCGGAAGGCTTCATGACGAAGAAGGTCATGGCCGCGACGGAGGCCCTCGAAGGCGGCGCCGCGTCGGTCACCGTCGCGACCGCAAACGCCGACGAACCGATCACGAGCGCGCTCGCGGGCGAGGGAACGACCATAGAGCCGGGCGTGCTCGCGGACGAGACGGACGCCGAAACGGAGGGGGCCGCACAGTGA
- a CDS encoding aspartate aminotransferase family protein — protein MSDLDFVSGSKPIGIESGEGPYLYTADGTEYLDAGASYACTPLGHSHPAVVEAVQEQVGELTFVDSSYPVQAREDAYAALVAAAPDGLESAWFCNSGTEANEAALKFARSATGESKIVAATRSFHGRTMGSLAATWKDKYKKPYEPLAGDVEFVPYGDGEELAAAVDDETAAVILEPIQGEGGINVPPAGYLETARECTDEAGAALVFDEVQTGMGRTGRMWACQNAGVTPDVLTTAKGLGNGLPVGAVAVRDWIAEGAASHNATFSGGPVVAAAVHATVSTLVEEEWPAHAADIGDYLVTELEAALGDSVREVRGDGLLVGVELKRGANRVARDLALEHRILALPAGRTVLRLLPPLVIGEAEADRLVDALTQILAPDADSES, from the coding sequence GTGAGCGACCTCGATTTCGTCTCCGGAAGCAAACCGATCGGCATCGAGAGCGGCGAGGGGCCGTACCTCTACACCGCCGACGGGACGGAGTACCTCGACGCCGGCGCGAGCTACGCCTGCACGCCGCTGGGACACTCGCATCCGGCGGTCGTCGAGGCCGTTCAGGAACAGGTCGGCGAGTTGACGTTCGTCGACTCCTCGTATCCCGTCCAGGCGCGCGAGGACGCCTACGCCGCGCTCGTCGCGGCCGCGCCCGACGGACTCGAGTCGGCCTGGTTCTGCAACTCCGGGACCGAGGCCAACGAGGCTGCGCTGAAGTTCGCCCGGTCGGCGACCGGCGAGTCGAAGATCGTCGCCGCGACCCGCTCGTTCCACGGGCGGACGATGGGATCGCTCGCGGCGACCTGGAAGGACAAGTACAAGAAGCCGTACGAACCCCTGGCAGGCGACGTGGAATTCGTCCCCTACGGCGACGGCGAGGAACTCGCTGCCGCCGTCGACGACGAGACCGCGGCCGTGATCCTCGAGCCGATCCAGGGCGAAGGCGGGATCAACGTCCCGCCCGCGGGCTACCTCGAGACCGCCCGCGAGTGCACCGACGAGGCCGGCGCGGCGCTCGTCTTCGACGAGGTCCAGACCGGCATGGGCCGCACCGGCCGGATGTGGGCCTGCCAGAACGCGGGCGTCACGCCCGACGTGCTGACGACGGCGAAGGGCCTTGGCAACGGCTTGCCCGTCGGCGCGGTCGCGGTGCGAGACTGGATCGCCGAGGGCGCGGCCTCGCACAACGCCACGTTCAGCGGCGGTCCCGTCGTCGCCGCGGCGGTCCACGCGACCGTCTCGACGCTGGTCGAAGAGGAGTGGCCCGCTCACGCCGCCGACATCGGCGACTACCTCGTCACCGAACTCGAGGCGGCGCTCGGTGACAGCGTCCGCGAGGTCCGTGGCGACGGACTGCTCGTCGGCGTCGAGTTGAAACGCGGTGCGAACCGCGTCGCCCGCGATCTGGCGCTCGAACACCGGATCCTGGCGCTCCCCGCGGGCCGGACCGTGTTGCGCCTGTTGCCGCCGCTCGTGATCGGCGAGGCGGAGGCGGATCGACTCGTGGACGCGCTGACCCAGATCCTCGCACCCGACGCCGACTCCGAATCATGA
- a CDS encoding [LysW]-lysine hydrolase, giving the protein MSASMEDTADVSLEAARELLIDLVSTPSPSGEEDEAAQRLVEFFDSYGREARIDEVGNVRAPADDAVLLTSHVDTVPGQIPVDVDVADAADEEAEIAADGEEILWGRGSVDATGPLAAMAVAAVRTGVSFVGVVQEETSSAGARHLVADREAQPGAVVNGEPSGATGITLGYRGFLNGTYVATSESGHTSRPEPNAIQHATNWWTSVEDAFEQDEYTPVFERVTAKPVAIDGGISDDGLSVEATLEAQLRVPPSLDVETVRETAEAELEIGTVSWDEPIPPVMESPRTEVARAFRAAIRAEGSDPRLLRKTGTSDMNLYADAWDCPMVTYGPGNSALDHAPDERLSLPEFDRSVAVLERVATTLRGGDD; this is encoded by the coding sequence ATGAGCGCATCGATGGAAGACACCGCGGACGTCTCGCTCGAGGCGGCCCGCGAACTGCTGATCGATCTCGTCTCGACGCCCTCGCCCTCCGGCGAGGAAGACGAGGCCGCCCAGCGTCTCGTCGAGTTCTTCGACAGCTACGGCCGCGAGGCGCGGATCGACGAGGTCGGCAACGTCCGCGCACCCGCGGACGATGCCGTACTCCTGACCTCGCACGTCGATACCGTTCCCGGCCAGATTCCCGTCGACGTCGACGTCGCGGACGCTGCGGACGAGGAGGCGGAGATCGCCGCGGACGGCGAGGAGATCCTCTGGGGCCGCGGCAGCGTCGACGCGACCGGCCCGCTGGCGGCGATGGCCGTCGCGGCCGTCCGGACCGGCGTCTCGTTCGTCGGCGTCGTCCAGGAAGAGACGAGTTCCGCGGGCGCGCGCCACCTCGTGGCCGACCGCGAAGCCCAGCCGGGGGCCGTCGTCAACGGCGAACCCAGCGGCGCGACGGGTATCACGCTCGGCTATCGGGGCTTTCTCAACGGGACCTACGTCGCGACCAGCGAGTCCGGACACACGTCCCGGCCCGAGCCGAACGCCATCCAGCACGCGACGAACTGGTGGACGAGCGTCGAAGACGCGTTCGAACAGGACGAGTACACGCCCGTCTTCGAGCGCGTGACCGCCAAACCCGTCGCCATCGACGGCGGGATCAGCGACGACGGACTCTCCGTCGAGGCGACGCTCGAGGCGCAACTGCGCGTTCCGCCGTCGTTGGACGTCGAGACGGTTCGCGAGACGGCCGAGGCCGAACTCGAGATTGGCACGGTCTCCTGGGACGAACCGATCCCGCCGGTCATGGAGAGCCCGCGGACGGAAGTCGCCCGGGCCTTTCGGGCGGCGATCCGTGCCGAAGGCAGCGATCCGCGTCTCCTTCGCAAGACGGGGACCAGCGACATGAACCTCTATGCCGACGCCTGGGACTGTCCGATGGTCACCTACGGCCCCGGCAACTCGGCGCTGGACCACGCGCCCGACGAACGGCTCTCGCTGCCGGAGTTCGACCGGTCGGTCGCGGTCTTAGAGCGGGTCGCAACGACGCTCCGCGGAGGGGACGACTGA
- the argF gene encoding ornithine carbamoyltransferase: MTTDSDPRHFLDIDDVSRDELATILERASEYKRALRAGEDHAVLEDRTLGMIFQKPSTRTRVSFETGMTQLGGHAVFLGEDDIQLGRGEPLKDTSRTLSRYVDAVMARVFKHENIDVLAEYSTVPVVNGLTDDAHPCQTLADLLTIREHEDGFADVSAAWIGDGNNVAQSFALGCALTDIDLTVATPEGYEIDDAVVERARALGGDPMVTTDPVEAVTDADVIYTDVWISMGQEDERDVRMANFEGFQVRSELLEHAPEASVMHCLPAHRGEEITDDVIEGERSIVFDQAENRLHAQKALLSWLLE, from the coding sequence ATGACGACCGATTCCGATCCACGACACTTCCTCGACATCGACGACGTTTCGCGCGACGAACTGGCGACGATCCTCGAGCGGGCGAGCGAGTACAAACGCGCCCTGCGTGCGGGCGAGGACCACGCCGTCCTCGAGGATCGCACGCTCGGGATGATCTTTCAGAAGCCGAGTACGCGGACCCGCGTGTCGTTCGAAACGGGGATGACCCAGCTGGGCGGCCACGCCGTCTTTCTGGGCGAAGACGACATCCAACTGGGACGTGGCGAGCCGCTGAAAGACACCTCACGAACGCTTTCGCGGTACGTCGACGCGGTGATGGCCCGCGTGTTCAAACACGAAAACATCGACGTGCTCGCGGAGTACTCGACGGTCCCGGTCGTCAACGGCCTCACCGACGACGCACACCCCTGTCAGACGCTCGCGGATCTGCTGACGATCCGCGAACACGAAGACGGGTTCGCAGACGTCTCGGCGGCCTGGATCGGCGACGGCAACAACGTCGCCCAGTCGTTCGCGCTCGGTTGTGCGCTGACCGACATCGATCTGACGGTTGCCACCCCCGAGGGATACGAAATCGACGACGCGGTCGTCGAGCGCGCTCGTGCCCTCGGCGGTGATCCGATGGTCACGACCGATCCCGTCGAGGCGGTCACCGACGCCGACGTCATCTACACCGACGTCTGGATCAGTATGGGCCAGGAAGACGAACGCGACGTCCGCATGGCCAACTTCGAGGGATTCCAGGTCCGTTCGGAGCTACTCGAACACGCCCCCGAGGCATCCGTTATGCACTGCCTTCCGGCCCACCGCGGCGAGGAAATCACCGACGACGTCATCGAGGGCGAGCGCTCGATCGTGTTCGATCAGGCGGAAAATCGCCTGCACGCCCAGAAAGCGCTGTTGAGTTGGCTGCTCGAGTAG
- a CDS encoding histidine kinase: MASRTATRMIERTGTPLEPWQAGTVGGIAGAIVFGAMMAILTPEVLEGAIPALYGLEGGFVGMLVHVAHGAVIGVVFAAVLVATGRTDIGLATGGILGIAYGLVVWAVLAAVVMPIWLSAVGFEMAPAVPNIAVESLVGHAAYGLVLGVTYAMLERV, from the coding sequence ATGGCATCGAGAACGGCAACGCGAATGATCGAACGAACTGGAACCCCACTCGAACCGTGGCAGGCGGGCACCGTCGGCGGTATCGCCGGTGCCATCGTGTTCGGCGCGATGATGGCGATACTGACGCCGGAGGTACTCGAGGGCGCGATACCGGCGCTGTACGGCCTCGAGGGCGGCTTCGTTGGAATGCTCGTGCACGTGGCTCACGGAGCGGTAATCGGCGTCGTCTTCGCGGCGGTGCTCGTCGCGACCGGTCGGACCGATATCGGCCTCGCGACCGGCGGAATCCTCGGGATCGCGTACGGACTCGTCGTCTGGGCGGTCCTCGCCGCCGTCGTCATGCCGATCTGGCTCTCCGCGGTCGGGTTCGAGATGGCACCGGCCGTCCCCAACATCGCCGTCGAAAGTCTCGTCGGGCACGCGGCCTACGGACTCGTCCTCGGCGTCACGTACGCGATGCTCGAGCGCGTCTGA
- a CDS encoding helix-turn-helix domain-containing protein, whose product MTGSPQHRLGELMEQSNPPFEEVMSCVFGIESHETRTYLALCDQPGSTIDELAATLERDRSTVNRSLSTLHDRGLARRNRRLLDGGGYVYQYTAIALPEAKALLHEALDAWTATVHDVIEGFDGGTE is encoded by the coding sequence ATGACCGGTTCCCCGCAGCACCGCCTCGGAGAACTGATGGAGCAATCGAACCCGCCGTTCGAGGAGGTGATGAGTTGCGTCTTCGGCATCGAGAGCCACGAAACACGGACGTATCTCGCGTTGTGCGACCAACCCGGGAGCACGATCGACGAACTGGCCGCGACGCTCGAGCGCGACCGAAGCACGGTGAATCGCTCGCTCTCGACGTTGCACGATCGCGGGCTGGCTCGACGGAATCGACGACTGCTCGACGGTGGCGGCTACGTCTACCAGTACACCGCGATCGCGCTTCCGGAGGCGAAAGCACTGTTACACGAGGCCCTGGACGCCTGGACGGCCACGGTTCACGACGTGATCGAGGGATTCGACGGCGGAACGGAGTGA
- the thrC gene encoding threonine synthase, whose amino-acid sequence MSLSLSADQPDVPADADEGVWLECIECGETFAPFADVRYTCDDCDGLLEVRYADLPTFDDFEGEGVWRYADALPFDDGVSIQEGATPLYEVPRLEDDVGVEALRIKHEGMNPTGSFKDRGMTVGVRVATELGVGRLACASTGNTSAALAAYGSRGGMETLVLLPAGKVAAGKIAQASLHGARILEVDGNFDACLDIVQELARQGEAYLLNSLNPFRLEGQKTIGLEILEGFLSDYGTVPDRIVLPVGNAGNTSALYKAFRELVQAGELDESDVPKLTGVQAEGAAPMVEAIQNGADEVRRWDDVETRATAIRIGNPVNAPKALPGIRETDGTAVSVSDERITEAQRDLASEGIGVEPASAASVAGLRKLRAEGIVADDERVACLTTGHLLKDPDAAAAAGRDSEPVPADTDGVLEYLRE is encoded by the coding sequence ATGAGTCTCAGCCTCTCCGCTGATCAACCGGACGTGCCCGCCGATGCAGACGAGGGCGTCTGGCTCGAGTGCATCGAGTGTGGCGAGACGTTCGCACCCTTCGCGGACGTTCGGTACACCTGTGACGACTGCGACGGCCTTCTCGAGGTTCGATACGCCGATCTACCGACGTTCGACGACTTCGAGGGCGAGGGCGTCTGGCGCTACGCGGACGCGCTTCCGTTCGACGACGGCGTCTCGATTCAGGAGGGCGCCACGCCGCTGTACGAGGTGCCCCGTCTCGAGGACGACGTCGGCGTCGAGGCCCTGCGGATCAAACACGAGGGAATGAACCCGACGGGATCGTTCAAGGATCGCGGCATGACCGTCGGCGTCAGGGTCGCGACGGAACTCGGCGTCGGCCGGCTGGCCTGTGCGTCGACAGGTAACACCAGCGCGGCCCTGGCCGCCTACGGCTCCCGCGGCGGGATGGAGACGCTCGTCCTCCTTCCGGCGGGGAAAGTCGCCGCGGGCAAGATCGCTCAGGCGAGCCTCCACGGCGCGCGCATTCTCGAGGTCGACGGCAACTTCGACGCCTGCCTCGACATCGTCCAGGAACTCGCGAGGCAGGGTGAAGCCTACCTGCTGAACTCGCTCAACCCCTTCCGCCTCGAGGGACAGAAGACGATCGGCCTCGAGATTCTCGAGGGATTTCTGTCGGATTACGGCACCGTCCCCGATCGGATCGTGCTCCCGGTCGGAAACGCGGGCAACACGTCGGCGTTGTACAAGGCGTTTCGCGAACTCGTCCAGGCGGGCGAACTCGACGAGAGCGACGTGCCGAAACTGACCGGCGTCCAGGCCGAGGGCGCCGCGCCGATGGTCGAGGCCATCCAGAACGGTGCCGACGAGGTCCGCCGCTGGGACGACGTCGAGACGCGCGCGACCGCGATCCGGATCGGCAACCCGGTCAACGCGCCGAAGGCCCTGCCCGGCATCCGCGAGACCGACGGCACCGCGGTCTCGGTCTCCGACGAACGAATCACCGAGGCCCAACGCGACCTCGCGAGCGAGGGGATCGGCGTCGAGCCCGCTTCTGCGGCCTCGGTCGCCGGACTGCGAAAACTCCGCGCCGAGGGTATCGTCGCCGACGACGAGCGCGTCGCCTGTCTCACGACCGGCCACTTGCTCAAAGACCCCGACGCCGCGGCGGCCGCCGGTCGCGATTCCGAACCCGTTCCGGCCGACACCGATGGCGTCCTCGAGTACCTCCGAGAGTGA
- a CDS encoding transcription initiation factor IIB, which produces MAETDSSAVCPECDGRLRRRGTEIICEECGLVVAEDAIDRGPEWRSFDDDETDRRRTGAPLTRSRHDRGLSTEIGFGSGSRAGYSSRVTGRKRRQIARLRREHTRARIASKADRNQVYGFTEIRRVTALLSLPDSAREQACALFESAQTEGLFHGRSLEGFAAAAVYAICRTRSIARTTDEIAAVARADRDELTVAYNALNRELGLPTGPIDPAQYLPRYASKLDLGPPVERRAREYLDALLEAGTVGGRNPSGVAAACLYKAAGEYDDWPSVTQAAAADVADVASVTIRSTVSEIDSL; this is translated from the coding sequence ATGGCAGAGACCGATTCGTCTGCGGTTTGCCCCGAATGCGATGGCAGATTACGGAGAAGGGGTACTGAAATCATCTGTGAGGAATGCGGACTCGTCGTCGCCGAAGATGCGATCGATCGCGGGCCCGAGTGGCGGTCGTTCGACGACGACGAAACCGATCGACGACGGACCGGGGCGCCGCTGACCCGCTCGAGACACGATCGAGGCCTGTCGACGGAGATCGGATTCGGTTCGGGCTCACGGGCGGGGTACAGCTCTCGAGTGACCGGCCGAAAGCGGCGTCAGATCGCGCGATTGCGCCGCGAACACACCCGTGCCCGGATCGCGTCCAAGGCCGATCGGAATCAGGTCTACGGATTCACGGAAATCAGGCGCGTAACCGCCTTGCTGTCCCTCCCCGATTCGGCGCGAGAACAGGCGTGCGCCCTTTTCGAATCCGCCCAGACGGAAGGACTCTTCCACGGCCGTTCGCTCGAGGGGTTCGCTGCTGCCGCCGTCTACGCGATCTGCCGAACGCGCTCGATCGCCCGGACGACCGACGAAATTGCGGCCGTCGCACGCGCCGACCGCGACGAACTCACCGTCGCCTACAACGCGTTGAACCGAGAACTCGGCCTCCCGACGGGACCGATCGACCCCGCGCAGTATCTCCCGCGGTACGCCTCGAAACTCGATCTCGGGCCGCCCGTCGAACGCCGCGCACGCGAGTATCTCGACGCGCTGCTCGAGGCGGGGACGGTCGGCGGCCGTAATCCGAGCGGCGTCGCCGCGGCCTGTCTCTACAAAGCCGCCGGCGAATACGACGACTGGCCGTCGGTGACCCAGGCCGCGGCGGCAGACGTCGCCGACGTCGCATCGGTGACGATCCGATCTACGGTCTCCGAAATCGACTCCCTGTGA
- a CDS encoding LAGLIDADG family homing endonuclease, producing the protein MAQAGNSELVDSFEQFFRNYYDNEIKQLAQRYPNEQRSLHVDWQDLYRFDPDLADDFIAQPEQLQRYAEESLRLYDLPIDVSLGQAHVRIRNLPETESPEIREIRARDMNSLVQVHGIVRKATDVRPKIEEAAFECQLCGTLTRVPQSSGDFQEPHECQGCERQGPFRVNFDQSEFVDSQKLRIQESPEGLRGGETPQSLDVHVEDDITGEVTPGDHVSATGVLRLEQQGDQQEKSPVFDFYMEGMSVDVDEEQFEDMDITEEDKKAIYEISNRDDVYEHMIASIAPSIYGYDQEKLAMILQLFSGVTKQLPDGSRIRGDLHMLLIGDPGTGKCVRGDTKVTLADGRDVTIRELVESNLEDPKPIDDGWWDEIDLEVPSLQDDGSIIPQRATKVWKREAPDRMYRLRTSSGRELEVTPSHPLFVQHDSQFKPIVAGDLTEGQFIAAPCTLSTEGDDTLDVNFRQSRSQNAVQLELPNEWTPSLARLIGYIIAEGYVEQRDNNTGFVSITNNDREVLDDAANAFEKLGLNITEREPHEEKNARELLCSAGEFVSFLETLEPCIHQSSDNQCVPEAIFRATESTKSEFLKAFIEGEGHVSKSQREITIASMSRELLENVRTLLLSLGIRSQLHERHNGSCRLRISGDEFETYVSEIGFITDRKQQATEQYVDTNGNTNLDVVPNIGTKLRQIRESLSLTQAECGVPRSTYQNYERGSKNPSRESLRKVVLAFKDALSEQDNQNKGAAVADGGSLPTSITALEQFVEGAVAWERIESIDTVTPDYDWVYDLEIEGTHNYISNGVISHNSQMLGYIENIAPRSVYTSGKGSSSAGLTAAAVRDDFGDGQQWSLEAGALVLADQGIAAVDELDKMRSEDRSAMHEALEQQKISVSKAGINATLKSRCSLLGAANPKYGRFDQYEPISEQIDLEPALISRFDLIFTVTDTPDEEKDRNLAEHIITTNYAGELTTQREQLASLDVSTDEIDEMTAKVDPEIDAELLRKYIAFSKQNCHPRMTEAAREAIRDFYVDLRSKGTDDDAAVPVTARKLEALVRLSEASARVRLSDTVEQSDAEQVIEIVRSCLQDVGVDPETGEFDADIVEAGTSKSQRDRIKNLKQLIGDIEEEYDDGAPVDIVLERAEEVGMDHSKAEHEIDKLKQKGEVYEPSTDTLRTT; encoded by the coding sequence ATGGCGCAAGCGGGAAATTCAGAACTCGTCGATTCCTTCGAGCAGTTCTTCCGCAACTACTACGATAACGAGATCAAACAGCTTGCGCAGCGATACCCCAACGAGCAGCGGTCGTTGCACGTCGACTGGCAGGACCTCTACCGGTTCGATCCCGACCTCGCGGACGACTTCATCGCACAGCCGGAACAGCTCCAGCGCTACGCCGAAGAGTCGCTCCGGTTGTACGACCTGCCGATCGACGTGAGTCTCGGGCAGGCCCACGTCCGGATCCGAAACCTCCCCGAGACGGAGTCGCCCGAAATCAGGGAGATCCGCGCTCGGGACATGAACTCGCTCGTGCAGGTACACGGCATCGTCCGGAAAGCCACGGACGTCCGCCCCAAAATCGAGGAAGCCGCCTTCGAGTGCCAGCTCTGTGGCACCCTCACCCGCGTTCCCCAGTCCAGCGGCGATTTCCAGGAACCCCACGAGTGCCAGGGCTGTGAACGACAGGGTCCCTTCCGCGTCAATTTCGATCAGTCGGAGTTCGTCGACTCCCAGAAGCTCCGCATTCAGGAGAGTCCCGAAGGGCTCCGCGGCGGGGAAACCCCGCAATCACTCGACGTCCACGTCGAAGACGACATCACCGGCGAGGTGACCCCCGGCGACCACGTCTCCGCGACCGGCGTCCTCCGCCTCGAGCAACAGGGCGACCAGCAGGAGAAATCGCCCGTCTTCGACTTCTACATGGAGGGCATGTCCGTCGACGTCGACGAGGAGCAATTCGAGGACATGGACATCACCGAGGAGGACAAGAAGGCGATCTACGAGATTTCCAATCGAGACGACGTCTACGAGCACATGATCGCCTCCATCGCGCCCTCCATCTACGGCTACGACCAGGAGAAACTCGCGATGATCCTCCAGTTGTTCTCCGGGGTGACGAAGCAGTTGCCCGACGGCTCGCGGATTCGGGGGGACCTGCACATGTTGCTGATCGGTGACCCGGGAACTGGCAAGTGCGTTCGCGGAGACACAAAGGTCACACTCGCGGACGGCCGAGACGTTACGATTCGCGAACTCGTCGAATCGAATCTCGAGGATCCGAAACCGATCGACGACGGTTGGTGGGACGAGATAGATCTTGAGGTTCCGTCCTTGCAGGACGACGGCTCGATCATCCCACAGCGAGCAACGAAAGTTTGGAAGCGCGAAGCGCCCGACCGGATGTATCGCCTGCGGACCTCGAGCGGACGGGAGCTCGAGGTGACGCCATCACATCCGCTGTTCGTACAGCATGACAGTCAGTTCAAACCGATCGTTGCGGGTGATCTCACCGAAGGACAATTTATTGCTGCACCCTGTACTCTCTCTACAGAAGGAGACGATACGCTCGACGTCAATTTCCGTCAATCTCGATCTCAGAATGCAGTTCAGCTAGAGTTACCAAACGAATGGACCCCGTCATTAGCTCGACTGATCGGCTACATTATCGCAGAAGGATACGTCGAGCAACGAGACAACAATACGGGATTCGTTTCGATTACGAATAACGACCGGGAAGTATTAGACGACGCAGCGAACGCGTTCGAGAAACTCGGTCTCAATATAACGGAACGAGAACCTCACGAGGAAAAAAACGCGCGTGAACTGCTATGTTCAGCAGGAGAATTCGTAAGCTTCCTCGAGACGCTCGAACCGTGTATTCACCAGTCGTCTGATAACCAGTGTGTCCCAGAAGCCATATTTAGGGCGACTGAATCGACCAAATCGGAATTCCTCAAGGCATTCATCGAAGGGGAGGGACATGTTTCGAAGTCCCAGCGAGAAATTACTATCGCTTCGATGAGTCGTGAACTTCTCGAAAACGTCCGAACTCTGCTTCTCTCACTGGGGATCCGCTCACAGCTACATGAGCGACATAATGGGAGTTGCCGACTCAGAATCAGTGGAGACGAATTTGAGACGTACGTCTCCGAGATTGGGTTTATAACCGACCGAAAACAACAGGCTACGGAGCAGTACGTCGATACGAACGGAAATACGAACCTCGATGTCGTTCCAAACATCGGGACGAAACTTCGCCAGATTCGAGAATCGCTTTCACTAACACAGGCCGAGTGTGGAGTACCTCGATCGACGTACCAGAATTACGAACGGGGATCGAAAAATCCGAGTCGAGAAAGTCTCCGAAAAGTCGTCCTTGCCTTCAAAGACGCTCTATCGGAGCAGGATAACCAAAACAAGGGAGCAGCTGTAGCTGATGGTGGGTCCTTACCAACGAGTATCACTGCCCTCGAGCAGTTCGTCGAAGGAGCCGTCGCTTGGGAACGGATCGAATCGATTGACACAGTCACACCCGATTACGACTGGGTGTATGACCTCGAGATAGAAGGGACACATAACTACATCTCGAACGGCGTCATCTCGCACAACTCACAGATGCTCGGTTACATCGAGAACATCGCACCCCGCTCCGTCTACACCTCCGGGAAGGGGTCGTCCTCGGCCGGTCTCACGGCCGCCGCGGTCCGCGACGACTTCGGCGACGGCCAGCAGTGGAGCCTCGAGGCCGGCGCGCTCGTCCTCGCCGATCAGGGGATTGCAGCGGTCGACGAGCTAGATAAAATGAGATCGGAAGACCGGAGCGCCATGCACGAGGCGCTCGAGCAACAGAAGATCTCGGTCTCCAAAGCAGGTATCAACGCCACGCTCAAGTCCCGGTGTTCGCTGCTGGGCGCGGCCAACCCCAAGTACGGCCGCTTCGACCAGTACGAGCCCATCAGCGAGCAGATCGACCTCGAGCCGGCGCTGATTTCGCGGTTCGACCTGATCTTCACCGTGACGGACACGCCGGACGAGGAGAAAGATCGCAACCTCGCCGAACACATCATCACGACGAACTACGCCGGCGAGTTGACGACCCAGCGCGAGCAACTGGCCTCGCTCGATGTGAGCACCGACGAGATCGACGAGATGACGGCGAAGGTCGACCCGGAGATCGACGCCGAACTCCTTCGCAAGTACATCGCCTTTTCGAAGCAGAACTGCCACCCGCGAATGACGGAGGCGGCCCGCGAGGCGATCCGGGATTTCTACGTCGATCTGCGCTCGAAGGGGACCGACGACGACGCGGCGGTGCCGGTCACGGCGCGAAAGCTCGAGGCGTTGGTTCGCCTGTCGGAGGCGAGCGCGCGCGTTCGGCTGTCGGATACGGTCGAGCAGTCGGACGCCGAGCAGGTCATCGAGATCGTTCGCTCGTGTCTCCAGGACGTCGGGGTCGACCCCGAGACCGGCGAGTTCGACGCGGACATCGTCGAGGCCGGGACCTCGAAATCCCAGCGCGACCGGATCAAGAACCTAAAGCAGCTCATCGGGGATATCGAGGAGGAGTACGACGACGGGGCGCCGGTCGACATCGTCCTGGAGCGGGCGGAAGAAGTCGGCATGGACCACTCCAAGGCCGAACACGAGATAGACAAGCTCAAACAGAAAGGCGAGGTCTACGAGCCGAGTACGGACACGCTTCGGACGACGTAG